From Nitratidesulfovibrio vulgaris str. Hildenborough, a single genomic window includes:
- the ychF gene encoding redox-regulated ATPase YchF: MALSIGIVGLPNVGKSTLFNALTKAQNAEAANYPFCTIEPNKATVAVPDKRLDALAEIVKPQRVLHATVDFIDIAGLVRGASKGEGLGNQFLANIRECAAILEVVRCFDDENITHVDGAIDPLRDIETIETELLLADIQSAEKRFERLQKMAKGDKDAKAAAEEVARLLEHMNAGNPASTFEARESDAFQLAWREMGLLTAKKIIYCANVDETGIGEENAHVLRVRELAASRGADVVKICAKIEEELQGLSDEEQAEMLGSYGIDESGLVSIIRTGYHTLGLASYFTAGEKEVRAWTIKQGWKAPQGAGVIHTDFERGFIRAEVIAYDDYVKHRSEAACRSAGVLRVEGKEYVMQDGDVVHFLFNV; this comes from the coding sequence ATGGCTCTCAGCATAGGTATCGTCGGGCTGCCCAACGTAGGCAAGTCCACCCTCTTCAACGCGCTGACCAAGGCACAGAACGCGGAAGCGGCAAACTACCCCTTCTGCACCATCGAACCGAACAAGGCCACGGTCGCCGTGCCCGACAAGCGTCTCGACGCCCTCGCTGAGATCGTGAAGCCCCAGCGTGTGCTTCATGCCACGGTCGACTTCATCGACATCGCCGGGCTCGTCCGCGGGGCCAGCAAGGGTGAAGGGCTTGGCAACCAGTTCCTCGCCAACATCCGTGAATGCGCGGCCATCCTTGAAGTGGTGCGCTGTTTCGATGACGAGAACATCACGCACGTGGATGGGGCCATCGACCCGCTGCGCGACATCGAGACCATCGAGACCGAGCTTCTTCTGGCCGACATCCAGAGCGCAGAGAAGCGCTTCGAACGTCTCCAGAAGATGGCCAAGGGCGACAAGGACGCCAAGGCAGCAGCCGAAGAGGTCGCACGCCTGCTTGAGCACATGAACGCGGGCAACCCCGCCTCCACCTTCGAGGCCCGCGAAAGCGACGCCTTCCAGCTTGCATGGCGTGAGATGGGGCTGCTGACCGCCAAGAAGATCATCTACTGCGCCAATGTCGACGAGACCGGCATCGGCGAAGAGAACGCCCACGTACTGCGGGTGCGTGAGCTCGCCGCCTCGCGCGGAGCCGACGTGGTCAAGATCTGCGCCAAGATCGAAGAGGAACTGCAAGGCCTCTCCGATGAGGAACAGGCCGAGATGCTGGGCTCGTACGGCATCGACGAAAGCGGCCTCGTATCCATCATCCGCACCGGCTACCACACCCTCGGCCTTGCCAGCTACTTCACTGCCGGGGAGAAGGAAGTGCGGGCATGGACCATCAAGCAGGGCTGGAAGGCCCCGCAAGGCGCAGGCGTCATCCACACCGACTTCGAGCGTGGCTTCATCCGTGCCGAGGTCATCGCCTACGACGACTACGTGAAGCACCGTAGCGAGGCGGCATGCCGTTCAGCCGGGGTTCTGCGCGTAGAGGGCAAGGAATACGTCATGCAGGACGGCGACGTCGTCCACTTCCTTTTCAACGTGTAG
- the gcvH gene encoding glycine cleavage system protein GcvH translates to MSIPAELKYSKTHEWIRIEGDEAVIGITHFAQEQLGDLTFVDLPGVGDTLDVEQEMGSVESVKAASELYAPVAGEVIAVNDALASAPELVNQSPYTEGWMLRVKLAATPEDLLDATAYGELVASEAH, encoded by the coding sequence ATGAGCATCCCCGCCGAACTCAAGTACAGCAAGACCCACGAATGGATTCGCATCGAAGGCGACGAAGCCGTCATCGGCATCACCCATTTCGCACAGGAACAGCTTGGCGACCTGACCTTCGTCGACCTTCCCGGTGTGGGCGACACCCTCGACGTGGAACAGGAGATGGGCTCCGTCGAATCCGTCAAGGCTGCCAGCGAGCTCTACGCACCTGTCGCCGGAGAGGTCATCGCCGTCAATGACGCCCTCGCATCGGCTCCCGAACTGGTCAACCAGTCGCCCTACACCGAAGGCTGGATGCTGCGTGTGAAGCTTGCCGCAACCCCTGAAGACCTGCTCGACGCCACCGCCTACGGTGAACTCGTCGCCAGCGAAGCCCACTAG
- a CDS encoding response regulator, with protein sequence MKFLVVDDDFDSRRLVQKLLHPYGYVDVATDGEEGVEAFRAALGDGEPYDVITLDILMPNADGQQALREIREIEKEHGIAPEKAAKIIMLTGLDDSSEVHDAFFLGEATSYIVKPIRRQILLDEIEKLGVHLSKNEA encoded by the coding sequence ATGAAGTTTCTTGTCGTAGACGACGACTTCGACAGCCGCAGGCTCGTCCAGAAGCTATTGCACCCATACGGCTATGTGGACGTCGCCACCGACGGTGAGGAGGGCGTCGAGGCCTTTCGAGCCGCACTCGGCGACGGCGAACCCTATGATGTCATCACGCTCGACATTCTCATGCCCAATGCCGACGGGCAGCAGGCACTGCGCGAGATACGCGAGATAGAGAAGGAGCATGGCATCGCACCCGAGAAAGCTGCCAAGATCATCATGCTCACCGGTCTCGACGACTCCAGCGAAGTGCATGATGCATTCTTTCTCGGCGAAGCCACAAGCTACATCGTCAAGCCCATACGCAGACAGATTCTGCTGGACGAGATAGAGAAACTCGGCGTGCATCTGTCCAAGAACGAAGCGTGA
- the gcvPA gene encoding aminomethyl-transferring glycine dehydrogenase subunit GcvPA has product MPFVPHSPEDVSVMLDAIGVNTIEDLFADIPAEMRPKSFALPKGLSEMDVCSRLEALSARNRTDVVSFLGAGFYDHHIPKAVDALSSRGEFYTAYTPYQPEAAQGTLQAIFEFQTAVCRLLDMDCANASVYDGGSALFEAMMMAVRATRRRKLVIDEALSPIYRTMLASYTSNLQLELVTVPHRDGLSDMDALKASVDDTCAAVVVQNPNFFGAITDFTDLFTHARAHKALGVISVYPVMQSVLKTPGEMGADIAVADGQSIGQPLSFGGPYLGIMTCTKPLVRQIPGRIVGRTQDVDGRTGYVLTLQAREQHIRRAKATSNICSNQALCALRSLIHLTLLGPEGLVRTAELSMERARYAAERLTALPGVELLHDAPFGNEFAVRLPVSAFEVVDRLTARGYVPGFPVGRYYPGMDNVLLVACTEKHSFEQVGILAEMLGGIL; this is encoded by the coding sequence ATGCCCTTCGTCCCGCATTCGCCCGAAGACGTCAGCGTGATGCTCGACGCCATCGGCGTGAACACCATTGAAGACCTCTTCGCAGACATCCCCGCAGAGATGCGCCCCAAGAGCTTCGCCCTGCCCAAGGGGTTGAGCGAGATGGACGTATGCTCGCGTCTTGAAGCCCTTTCCGCCAGAAACCGCACCGACGTGGTGAGCTTCCTCGGTGCCGGCTTCTACGACCACCACATCCCCAAAGCAGTGGACGCCCTCTCCTCTCGCGGGGAGTTCTACACCGCCTACACCCCCTACCAGCCCGAAGCCGCGCAGGGCACGCTACAGGCCATATTCGAATTCCAGACAGCGGTGTGCCGTCTGCTGGACATGGACTGCGCCAACGCATCCGTCTACGATGGCGGTTCGGCCCTCTTCGAGGCCATGATGATGGCGGTGCGCGCCACCAGAAGGCGCAAGCTGGTCATCGACGAGGCCCTGTCGCCCATCTACCGGACGATGCTGGCCTCCTACACCTCGAATCTGCAACTCGAACTGGTGACGGTGCCGCATCGTGACGGTCTGTCCGACATGGATGCCCTGAAGGCCTCCGTCGATGACACCTGCGCCGCCGTGGTGGTGCAGAACCCCAACTTCTTCGGTGCCATCACCGACTTCACCGACCTGTTCACCCATGCACGTGCCCACAAGGCACTCGGCGTCATCTCCGTCTACCCCGTCATGCAGTCGGTGCTGAAGACACCGGGCGAGATGGGGGCCGACATCGCCGTGGCCGACGGCCAGTCCATCGGTCAACCCCTGAGCTTCGGCGGGCCGTATCTTGGCATCATGACCTGCACCAAGCCCCTCGTGCGCCAGATTCCGGGGCGCATCGTCGGACGCACGCAGGATGTCGACGGACGCACGGGCTATGTGCTGACGCTGCAAGCGCGCGAACAGCACATCCGCCGCGCCAAGGCCACGTCCAACATCTGCTCGAACCAGGCCCTGTGCGCCCTGCGCAGCCTCATCCACCTCACGTTGCTCGGCCCCGAAGGGCTCGTCCGCACCGCCGAACTCTCCATGGAGCGGGCCAGATACGCCGCAGAACGGCTTACCGCCCTGCCCGGCGTGGAACTCCTGCACGACGCCCCCTTCGGCAACGAGTTCGCCGTTCGCCTTCCGGTGAGCGCATTCGAGGTTGTGGACAGGCTCACCGCCCGCGGCTACGTGCCCGGCTTCCCTGTCGGACGCTACTATCCCGGCATGGACAACGTGCTGCTGGTGGCCTGCACAGAGAAACATTCGTTCGAACAGGTCGGTATTCTGGCCGAAATGCTCGGAGGCATCCTGTGA
- the pgm gene encoding phosphoglucomutase (alpha-D-glucose-1,6-bisphosphate-dependent), producing MSVHPLAGERPSHDRLVNIPALMGEYYTGHPDTTAVERRVAFGTSGHRGSSLHGTFNEEHILAVTQAVCDIRREDGIAGPLFLGMDTHALSECAHRTALEVLAANGVNVRLQTGGGFTPTPVISHAILCWNAHRDRPRADGVVITPSHNPPEDGGFKYNPPHGGPADTTVTRRIERRANELLDNGLAGVRRVVLHKALRTPGIEAVDLVSAYVNDLASVLDMDAIRGAGLRIAADPLGGSSLAYWDPIAEKYGLDITVVNREADPTFRFMPQDKDGKVRMDCSSPWAMRGLIDLRQSYDIAFGNDPDADRHGIVTAQGLLNPNHYIAAAVWYLYRHRPGWNTTCGIGKTLVTSSMVDRVAKLLGRKVVEVPVGFKWFVPLLLDGSCGFGGEESAGASFLRSDGTPWSTDKDGIIMNLLAAEMMAVEERSPSEIYAELTERCGTPYYERLQSPATAAQRAVFAGLTPERVKATSLAGAPITAMLTHAPGNGAAIGGLKVVTDDGWFAARPSGTEDMYKIYTESFVSPEHLQRIQKDAVDIVASIFADADASS from the coding sequence ATGTCAGTCCATCCTCTCGCCGGAGAACGTCCCAGCCACGACAGGCTCGTGAACATCCCCGCCCTCATGGGCGAATACTATACCGGACACCCTGACACCACCGCAGTCGAACGGAGGGTGGCTTTCGGCACATCGGGGCATCGGGGGTCTTCACTGCACGGCACGTTCAACGAGGAACACATCCTCGCCGTGACACAGGCGGTCTGCGACATCCGCCGCGAAGACGGCATAGCGGGCCCGCTGTTCCTCGGCATGGACACACATGCCCTCTCCGAATGCGCCCATCGCACCGCGCTTGAGGTACTCGCAGCCAATGGAGTGAACGTCCGGCTTCAGACTGGCGGCGGATTCACCCCCACCCCCGTCATCAGCCATGCCATCCTTTGCTGGAATGCCCACCGCGACCGGCCCCGTGCCGATGGCGTCGTCATCACCCCGTCCCACAACCCTCCAGAAGACGGCGGCTTCAAATACAATCCGCCCCACGGCGGCCCTGCGGACACGACGGTCACACGACGCATCGAACGCCGCGCCAACGAACTTCTCGACAACGGCCTCGCCGGAGTGAGGCGCGTCGTCCTGCACAAGGCCCTGCGCACTCCCGGAATCGAAGCTGTTGACCTTGTCAGCGCCTATGTGAACGACCTCGCCTCGGTACTGGACATGGACGCCATCCGTGGCGCAGGCCTTCGCATCGCAGCGGACCCGCTGGGCGGTTCATCCCTCGCCTACTGGGACCCCATCGCCGAAAAGTACGGGCTGGACATCACCGTGGTGAACCGCGAAGCCGACCCCACCTTCCGCTTCATGCCGCAGGACAAGGACGGCAAGGTGCGCATGGACTGTTCCTCGCCCTGGGCCATGCGCGGGCTCATCGACCTGCGCCAGTCCTACGACATCGCATTCGGGAACGACCCCGATGCCGACAGGCACGGCATAGTCACCGCACAAGGTCTGCTCAATCCCAACCATTACATCGCGGCGGCAGTGTGGTACCTCTACCGCCATCGTCCCGGCTGGAATACGACGTGCGGGATAGGCAAGACCCTTGTGACCAGCAGCATGGTCGACCGCGTGGCGAAGCTTCTGGGACGCAAGGTCGTCGAGGTGCCCGTCGGCTTCAAATGGTTCGTGCCACTGCTGCTTGATGGCTCATGCGGCTTCGGCGGTGAAGAGAGCGCCGGGGCGTCGTTCCTGCGTAGCGACGGCACACCGTGGTCGACGGACAAGGACGGCATCATCATGAATCTTCTCGCCGCCGAGATGATGGCGGTTGAGGAACGCTCGCCATCCGAAATCTATGCAGAACTCACCGAACGTTGCGGCACGCCGTATTATGAACGGCTGCAGTCTCCGGCGACGGCGGCGCAGCGGGCCGTCTTCGCGGGGCTTACCCCGGAACGGGTCAAGGCCACATCACTTGCGGGCGCACCTATCACCGCCATGCTCACCCATGCCCCCGGCAACGGTGCAGCCATCGGCGGCCTCAAGGTCGTGACCGATGACGGCTGGTTCGCCGCGCGGCCTTCCGGCACGGAAGACATGTACAAAATATATACAGAAAGCTTCGTGAGCCCCGAACATCTGCAACGCATCCAGAAAGATGCTGTGGATATCGTGGCGTCTATCTTCGCTGACGCTGATGCTAGTTCCTGA